The segment CCTGATTGGCGCGGCAGCCGAAATTGTAGATCCAAAAACTGGCCGGCACTCGTATTATTCTACGGAACGCTTGACAGCGTGGGGCTTTTGTATAATTATTCTTATGATGAATAATTATTCTATCGCGCGGGTGGGCATCGCCGGCGCCACCGGCTACGCGGGACGGGAGCTGCTGCGGCTGCTGTCGCGGCATCCGCATGCGGGGGTGGCGGCGGCGCTCGATTCCACGGCCGGAGTGGAGGCGATGGCGGCGGTTACGCCCGATCTGGTATTTCTGGCTACGCCGGCCGAAGTCTCGCGCGCGTGGGTGACGGCGCTGCGGCTGTTTACGAATCCGCCGCGGATTGTGGATCTGAGCCCGGCGTTCCGCTTTGAATCGGAGGCGGCCTACGGCTGGCCGGAACGGAACGCGGCGGCCATCCGCAAGGCCATGCTGGTGGCCAACCCAGGCTGTTATGCCACCGCGACCAATCTGGTTCTGGGGCCGCTGCTGGCGGCAGGGGCCATCGAACCCACCGACATTATTTGCGATGCCAAATCGGGCGCGAGTGGCGCCGGCCGCGCGCTGCGGCAGGATTTGCAGTTCTGCGAGCTCGATGGAAATTGCAAGCCTTACAACATCTATAGTCACCGGCATGCTCCGGAGATTGCGCGCCATGCCGGCCTGGACGGGGAGACGTTTGCCTTCACGCCGCATTTGCTGCCGGTACCGCGCGGCATTCTCGCCACACACTATGTCCGCTGCCGGACGACTGACCTGGGCGCGGTATACGCAGAAGCGTACGCTGGTAAGCCCTTCATCCGCGTGCGCGGGGGCGACATTCCGGAGCTGCACGATGTGCTGTTCACCAACTATTGCGACATTGGCTGGAAGCTGCGCGCCGACGGCAAGCAGGCGGTGATTGTCGGTTGCCTGGACAATCTGGTGAAGGGCGCGGCCGGGCAGGCCATCCAAAACGCCAACCTCATGATGGGATGGCCGGAGGGAGCTGGGCTTGTATGACGACGGTCATTAAGGTGGGCGGCAGCATTTTGGAGCCAGAACCCAAGCCGCAGTTAATTGCTGCGCTGGCACGGCAGGCGGAGATCGGGCCGCTCGTCGTGGTTCATGGCGGGGGGAAGACATTAACGGCGTTGCTGGCGCGGCTGGGCATCGCCAGCGAATTTCGCGATGGCCTGCGTGTCACCGGCGCCGAGGCATTGCGGGCTGCGATAATGGCGTTCGCCGGAAGCGTCAATACGGCGCTGGTGGCGGCGCTGAATGCAGCAGGCGTCCGTGCGGTGGGTTTGACGGGCTGCGATGCCGGCTGCGTGCGCGCGGTAGCACAGGCCGGGTTGGGCGCAGTCGGCGGGTCAGCGAGGGCCGATCCCCGTCTGCTGCGGTCGCTGCTGGCGTCAGGGTTCACGCCGGTGCTGGCCTCGCTGGCGCTGGATGCGGCCGGTGCGGGGATTCTGAATGTCAACGCGGATCAGTTTGCGGCGGCCATTGCCACCGCGCTGGGAGCGGAGCGATTGCTGTTCCTCACGGATGTAAATGGCGTGCTCGATACGCGCGGCCAAACGGTTCCGCAGGCAACTCTGGCGGAGCTGCGCGCGCTGGCGATGTCAGGGGCGCTGCGCGGCGGGATGCTGCCCAAGACGGCGGCCTGCGTGACGGCGCTCGAAGCGGGTGTACGCGAGGTTTCGATTCTCGGGCCGGGCGGCGCGGGAACGCAGTTGTCGCTATGACTCCGCCGGTTTCGATTCCTGAACCTGCACCGGTCGCCTGGCCGCGCGGCTTCCGATTTGCCGCCGGCCACTGCGGCATCAAGCGCAAAGCAGCGGATCTCATGCTGGTGACGATGGATCCGGCGGCGAGCGCGGCGGCGGTGTTCACCACCAATCGCGTGCAGGCGGCGCCCGTGCGGCTTTCGCGGGCGCACCTTGCGGCTGCGCGCGGCCGGGTGCGCGGCTTCATCGTCAACAGTGGCAACGCCAATTGCGCCACCGGCGCCCACGGACAGCGCGCGGCGATGGCCATGGCGCGCGTCACGGCACGACTGCTGCATTGCCCGGTTGAGCAGGTTTTGGTGGGTTCGACCGGTGTGATTGGCCAGCCGCTGCCGGTCGAAAAAATCATAGAGGCGCTGCCGCACTGGCTCGAAAGAGACGACACGGCACTGGCTGCGGCGCATGCCATCCGCACCACCGACACCTGCGCCAAAATCGCCGGAGCGAGCTTCCGCGACGGTGACCGCAGCTACCGCGTGGCAGGCATGGCGAAGGGATCGGGCATGATCCATCCACGCATGGCCACCATGTTTGGGTTTTTGTTCACGGACGCGCCGCTCGCGCCCGCGGCCTGCGACCGGGCGCTGCGGCAGGCGGTCGAGACCTCATTTCACCGCATTAGCGTGGACGGTGACACCTCGACCAATGACACTGCGACGCTGTTTGCGTCGGGAACGGGCGGGCCGTTGTCGGCGGCCGGCCGTGCGCGCTTCCAGGCCGCGCTGAACAAGACGGCGCAGGAGCTGGCGCGCCAGATTGTGCTCGATGGCGAAGGCGCGCGGCATTTCGTAACGCTGGAAGTGGAAGGTGCGCGCTCGTTTGCCGATGCCGACCGCGTAGCCCGGGCGCTGGCGCACTCGCCACTGGTCAAAACCGCCCTTGCGGGCGCGGACGCCAACTGGGGGCGGGTGCTTTCGACTGCGGGCTGGTGCGGCGCGAAGTTCGATCCGGAACGCGCCTCGATCTGGTTCAGCGGCTTGCCGGTCTACGCGCGCGGGCGGGCGCTGCCCTTCGATGAGGCCGAGGCCAAGCACCGCCTGGAGCGGCGTGAGGTGACGGTGCGCATCCACCTTGGCGCCGGCCGCGCCCAGGCCTGGATGTGGACCTGCGACCTGACCGAGGGCTACATCCGCATCAACGCAGCCTACAGGACGTAACCCGCGCCCCGCATGGCCTCGGCGGGCGCTGCGTCTTTACGAGCCTGCAACTGAAATACTGAAAAACTGATATACCATTGGTCCAGTGTCCCGGCAGCCGGTCATCCCTGACAAGCTGTACTTCAAGATTGGCGAAGTGGCGCGCCTCGCGAGCGTCGAGCCCTACGTGCTGCGCTTCTGGGAGAGCGAGTTTCCGGCGCTTAAGCCGGGCAAGAGCAACAAAGGCCAGCGTCTCTATCGGCGCCGAGAAGTCGAGCTGGCCCTGCAGATCAAGATGCTGCTGCACGAGCAGGGATTTACCATCGCCGGCGCGCGGCAAAAACTGAAGAGCGAACAGGGTAAGCGCGCCCAGACGTCGCTGCCGCTGCACGGCAGCCGCGATCGGGAGCTGCTGCAGAAAGTACGCGCGGAAGTTGCCGCCATTACCGCCCTTCTCGACCGCCGGGGAAATTGAATCGTTGCTCGCGGTCCGTGAATCTCACACAGTGAGATGACAGACGTAACGGCCCGCACGGCCTGGGCCTTTCAATTCAATACCGGCCTCCTCCAGAAAACGGTTGATGGGGTTGCGCCGGAGCGTTGGCCGCGGAAACCTGGAAACAAATCGAACTCCATCCTCTGGATCGCCGGCCACCTGGTCTGGGAGCGCAGCCAAATCCTGAAGCTGCTCGGCCAAGAGCGGCACGAGGCGTGGTTGAGCCTGTTCGCCACCGGCGCCAAGCCGAGCGACGGCCAAGCCTACCCGGCGGCGAGCGAAATCCTGCGCGCCTGGACGGAGGTGTCGAAGCAGTTGGCGTCGGCGATGGACGCTGCCCCGCCGGAGGTGTTGTCGCGGCCAGCGCCAGAGGGGCTGCCCAGCGCCGATGGCAAGCTCGGCGGCGTGCTGCAGTTTTTCACCATCCACGAGGGCTACCACCTCGGCCAGCTTGGCTACTTGCGTAAATGGCTGGGCTACTCGCAGGTGCTCGGCTGAGTGCCCGGACTGCGCGTGCTAGACTAGCTCTACCCCGTAGTTTTCCCTGCCACCTTCACCGGATTCGGGACGTAGCGCAGCCCGGTAGCGCACTTGCTTGGGGTGCAAGGGGTCGCGAGTTCAAATCTCGCCGTCCCGACCAGTTCCGGTGAAGATTCGCTCGGTACAATAGAAGGTGCTGTTTTTGGTGCCGATCGTGCTTGCGGCGGGTATCGCTGTAGTTGTTTTCTTGCAGATCTCGCTCCGGCCGCCGAAGTAGCTTGCCGCAGTAACATCCATTTACCCTCGGGGACGGAATTCGTGCGCGTTTATTTGGCCGCGTTGATTGTGGCAACGATGGTGACGACGACGTGTGCGGCGACGCCGCCCGCGCAGCCGAAACCCGTCTCGGAGAAGCAGCACAAGCCAAAGAAGAAGCAGAGCCGGATTTGGTATGCGGCGCAGTGGAATCTGGTGACGCAGCACAATCCCGCGTTTGCGGCGGCATACTCCGGGCCGAACAGCTTCATGAACATTGCGGGGACGGCGACCTCGTCGGTTGAAACGCTGTTTCTCGGCATCCGGCTCACGCCGCGGCTGGAGTTCTTGTACGACGAAGAGACGTCGGCGGGTTCGGGGCTGAGCGGCACGGTGGGTCTGGCCGGCTTTCCGAATCTCGATGCTGTGCGGGCGGGAGGAGGGCCGGCGCTGACGGCGGCGCCCTATCCGGCGCGGGGCATGCTGCATTGGAATCTTGGCCTGGGCGGCGGGCAGATCGAGAACACGCCGAATTTTCTGGAGCTGGCGCAGCGCCTCGACCGGCGCCGGCTGGAGTTTTACCTGGGCAAGATGTCACTGGCTGATTTTTTCGACACCAACGACTACGCCAATTCTGATCATCAGCAGTTCCTCAACTGGACCGCCGACAATAATGGCGCCTGGGACTACGCCGCCAATACGCGCGGCTATACCTATGCCGGCTACGGCGAATACGATGATGGGCCTTGGACCTTGCGCTTTGCCGAAGCGCTCATGTCGAAATTGCCGAATCAGGAGTTTCTGAGCCTCAACCTGCCGGTTTTCCGGGCGGAGAATGCCGAAGCCGACTGGAACTATGCCGCCAAATCGAACGGCACGATTCGCGTGTTGTTCTTTGACAGCCACGCAAAGATGGGCAGCTTCGTCAACGCCCTGGCGGCGTGGCGCGCGGGCCGGACGCTGCGTCCCGACGTGAACGCGGTGGCCATTCCAGCCTCGGAATATGGCCTCGCTGCGAACTGGCAGCAGGCGGTGGGTGCGGACCTGGGCGTGTTTGCCCGCGTGGGCTGGAACGATGGCGCGCAGGAGAGCTACAGCTATACGGCGGTGAATAATGCGCTGGAGACAGGCGTTCAAGTTGGGGGTCAATTGTGGGGGCGGAAAAAGGATCACGCCGGTATCGCCATCATGAGCAACGGCATTTCGCGAGTCCATCAACAGTATCTGGCCGCGGGCGGTCTTGGCTTTCAGTTGGGTGATGGCGGACTCAGCTATGGGCGCGAGCAGATCGAAGAACTCTATTACAACCTACACGTATGGCGCTGGATTGCGGTGGCGCCGGACGTGCAGTTTTTCAACAACCCCGGCTACAACCGCGCGCGCGGGCCCTTGGTCGTGTACGGGCTTCGAGTACATGTAGAAAAGTAGAACGCGCGGCGAGAGTATCTGCTCCTACTGATTGGGCGTACACTACGGGCAGTAAGCGGCGGTTGCGCATGCGAAGGCATACCCGCAGATTAGCGAGGATTACGGGGATGGGCCTAAGTGTCGCTCTGGCGCTTGCTGCGAGCGGGTGTGCACATGCGCCGGCCGCAGCGGCCGCTGCGGCGCGGGACGTGGCGCAGATGCATTGGGGCACGCTGCAGCGCACGGTGCGGGTGACCGGAACCATTGTGCCCGAGCAGTCGGCCACGCTGCTGGTCCCGCAGCTCAATCAGAACTTCTCGCAATTGACCCTTTCGTATATCGCGCCGAGCGGCACGCGCGTCAAGAAGGGGCAAGTCGTGGCGGCGTTTGATCGCACCCTCCTCATGGACAGCGCCGCGGAGGCGCAGACGCAGTACCGCAGCCTGAGCTCGCAGGTCAAGCAGCAGAAGGCGCAGAACGCGGCGGATGCGGCACAGCGGTCGGTGGAGCTGACCAAGGCACTGGCGGATCAGCGGCAGGCGCGGCTCGAGCTGAGCAAGGGTGCGGTGCTCACCGGGCTGCAAGTGGCCACGGATCAAGTCGACCTGGCCGATGCGACTGCGCATGTAAAG is part of the Acidobacteriota bacterium genome and harbors:
- a CDS encoding HlyD family efflux transporter periplasmic adaptor subunit; protein product: MALDCGGAGRAVFQQPRLQPRARALGRVRASSTCRKVERAARVSAPTDWAYTTGSKRRLRMRRHTRRLARITGMGLSVALALAASGCAHAPAAAAAAARDVAQMHWGTLQRTVRVTGTIVPEQSATLLVPQLNQNFSQLTLSYIAPSGTRVKKGQVVAAFDRTLLMDSAAEAQTQYRSLSSQVKQQKAQNAADAAQRSVELTKALADQRQARLELSKGAVLTGLQVATDQVDLADATAHVKSLRESGTWLTKQAEAKLQALALQRDEQKQVWQRAEADSNRMLLRAPMEGMLALALPPFYGKPVPGMQLYNGVPLVRIFDPSQMLVEAQVSDVDLAWVPAHAKAEVRIDAYPGLVLPAHLLRLNPVAVGLLGTPIHMFNATFALDRSDPRALPDLNASLQVKSNPHAGWLVPREDVQYENGAAFVWSVVKGRREQRPVQVLVFAGPWIQIDAPWLGAAPVKRSDP
- a CDS encoding MerR family transcriptional regulator; amino-acid sequence: MGPVSRQPVIPDKLYFKIGEVARLASVEPYVLRFWESEFPALKPGKSNKGQRLYRRREVELALQIKMLLHEQGFTIAGARQKLKSEQGKRAQTSLPLHGSRDRELLQKVRAEVAAITALLDRRGN
- the argJ gene encoding bifunctional glutamate N-acetyltransferase/amino-acid acetyltransferase ArgJ yields the protein MTPPVSIPEPAPVAWPRGFRFAAGHCGIKRKAADLMLVTMDPAASAAAVFTTNRVQAAPVRLSRAHLAAARGRVRGFIVNSGNANCATGAHGQRAAMAMARVTARLLHCPVEQVLVGSTGVIGQPLPVEKIIEALPHWLERDDTALAAAHAIRTTDTCAKIAGASFRDGDRSYRVAGMAKGSGMIHPRMATMFGFLFTDAPLAPAACDRALRQAVETSFHRISVDGDTSTNDTATLFASGTGGPLSAAGRARFQAALNKTAQELARQIVLDGEGARHFVTLEVEGARSFADADRVARALAHSPLVKTALAGADANWGRVLSTAGWCGAKFDPERASIWFSGLPVYARGRALPFDEAEAKHRLERREVTVRIHLGAGRAQAWMWTCDLTEGYIRINAAYRT
- the argB gene encoding acetylglutamate kinase — its product is MAGGSWACMTTVIKVGGSILEPEPKPQLIAALARQAEIGPLVVVHGGGKTLTALLARLGIASEFRDGLRVTGAEALRAAIMAFAGSVNTALVAALNAAGVRAVGLTGCDAGCVRAVAQAGLGAVGGSARADPRLLRSLLASGFTPVLASLALDAAGAGILNVNADQFAAAIATALGAERLLFLTDVNGVLDTRGQTVPQATLAELRALAMSGALRGGMLPKTAACVTALEAGVREVSILGPGGAGTQLSL
- the argC gene encoding N-acetyl-gamma-glutamyl-phosphate reductase → MMNNYSIARVGIAGATGYAGRELLRLLSRHPHAGVAAALDSTAGVEAMAAVTPDLVFLATPAEVSRAWVTALRLFTNPPRIVDLSPAFRFESEAAYGWPERNAAAIRKAMLVANPGCYATATNLVLGPLLAAGAIEPTDIICDAKSGASGAGRALRQDLQFCELDGNCKPYNIYSHRHAPEIARHAGLDGETFAFTPHLLPVPRGILATHYVRCRTTDLGAVYAEAYAGKPFIRVRGGDIPELHDVLFTNYCDIGWKLRADGKQAVIVGCLDNLVKGAAGQAIQNANLMMGWPEGAGLV
- a CDS encoding DinB family protein, which encodes MTDVTARTAWAFQFNTGLLQKTVDGVAPERWPRKPGNKSNSILWIAGHLVWERSQILKLLGQERHEAWLSLFATGAKPSDGQAYPAASEILRAWTEVSKQLASAMDAAPPEVLSRPAPEGLPSADGKLGGVLQFFTIHEGYHLGQLGYLRKWLGYSQVLG
- a CDS encoding porin, with the protein product MRVYLAALIVATMVTTTCAATPPAQPKPVSEKQHKPKKKQSRIWYAAQWNLVTQHNPAFAAAYSGPNSFMNIAGTATSSVETLFLGIRLTPRLEFLYDEETSAGSGLSGTVGLAGFPNLDAVRAGGGPALTAAPYPARGMLHWNLGLGGGQIENTPNFLELAQRLDRRRLEFYLGKMSLADFFDTNDYANSDHQQFLNWTADNNGAWDYAANTRGYTYAGYGEYDDGPWTLRFAEALMSKLPNQEFLSLNLPVFRAENAEADWNYAAKSNGTIRVLFFDSHAKMGSFVNALAAWRAGRTLRPDVNAVAIPASEYGLAANWQQAVGADLGVFARVGWNDGAQESYSYTAVNNALETGVQVGGQLWGRKKDHAGIAIMSNGISRVHQQYLAAGGLGFQLGDGGLSYGREQIEELYYNLHVWRWIAVAPDVQFFNNPGYNRARGPLVVYGLRVHVEK